Genomic segment of Salvia hispanica cultivar TCC Black 2014 chromosome 2, UniMelb_Shisp_WGS_1.0, whole genome shotgun sequence:
aaaaagaaatgactctagTAATTTGGAATAACACAAAATAGAATACAACTCAACTAACTTGAGTGCGGAGAGTATTTTAGCATGACAGGCACGATTTATAATGGGAATGGACATTTTCTTTGTGAACAATGGATCATCACTATAACTGCAATGGATGTAACGTGGTaacttgtactccctccatccactaTTAAACgtcctattttttcttttttgtgcGTTCgtcaataaatgtctcatttaacttttactatatttggtaTGTGAGCcctacatttcactaactcatttctctcacatattattataaaagtaagacctacactccattaactttttcttccactttactctataaagttaaataatttattaaaacctCGTAATAgtcaaatatgagatatttaattatggacggagggagtatgtcaCGCTAAATTAGGGATATTGTGCTGACTATTTCACTTCATAATGTGGCACAGTAAAAAAATCACACACCACATTTGACATACGATGTAGCGTACCAAGTTGTATAACGGAAAAAGTCATTATCAACAGTTTGCCAAATTGGGTAATTTGTAGAGTATACCCACTATACATTAGTATATACATAGGAAGCCAACTACTCGAGAAATCGTCGACGTTCACATAAAAAGTGATCATTTGATAAAACCAAAGGGCCATTTCAAAAGTCAAGTGGTCCATGTGATGTAAAGTTATTATTTAACATGTGCCCAAATAAATTGTTCAACGCCAtcaatacaaatatttttaggCACAAGCACAGCACGTTAAAaatgtactagtattataaatagagacTCATTTGAGGGGAAAAAAATACATCAGAGAGAGTCGAAGGAAACACTAGATCTATCAGCTCtaatcttttccatttcggtaaTCTTATCTCCTTTccttttttcatatttaacaTCCTTCATCgagtaaaaaattgattgttcGGTGGTGGCGTGTccagtactcccttcgttcccttataatttagtcatttttccatttcggaaTGTTCCATCATAGTTGATTCATTTCCATgaatagtaactttttttctttcttactttactctctacttatttacttttctctctctcttactccatccgttccatgttaatagagttatttttctattttgtgaAGTTATAAGtcaattgagtcatttctatatttggCAAAAAACATTCCTCTCTTTTtgctttattctctcttcatctcttttactttgcTTCCTGGATTCGGAGACGATTGTGAAACTGCCGAAGCGCTTGGCTCTCAAATCCAACAACGGGAAGTTCCTGAAGTCAGTCGACGACAGCTACCACTCGCTTGATTTCGCGTCGGACGATCCCAACGCCACGAAGTCCGGGCTGGAGATCCAGGCGCTGCCGAGCGGGGAGATCCGGGTGAAGTCGGTGTACTACAAGCAGTTCTGGAAGCGAGCCAACGATGGGGACCAGACGGTTTACGCGGTGGCGGGAGAGAAGGAGACGGGAAACAAGGACACCCTCTTCTGGCCGGTGAAGATCAGCGAGAAGACAATCGCCCTCCGCTGCGTCGCCAACGGGAAGTACTGCAGCCGCAACAGGATGTACTACGACTACCTGCACGCGGCGGCGGACACGATGGTGGACGAGGCGAGGTTCGAGGTGAAGGAGCTGGTGTCGGAGAGGAAAATCTACGACGTGGAGTATCGCGTGGATGAGGCGAGGATATACGACTCGGAGCCGCTGACGGCGGGGTCGGCCACGCTGAAGAACGAGGGGGAGAAGGAAGCGCTGTTGAGCGATAAAGTGGTGTATGAGGAGACTGCCACGTATGCGGTGACGCGGAGCGAGAGTGTGACGGCTGGGCTGGAGTTCACCTTCGAAGGTTCGCTCACCAAAGTTGTGAGTTTCAAGCTGGAGATGTCTAGGGAGGTGAGTGAGAAGATGGAGTGGGAGGTGAGCAAGTCGGAGAAAACGACGCAGGAGGCTACGGTTTCAGCTCTTGTGCCTGCTCGTAGCTCGGTCAAGATTAGCTACGCGGGCTCGAAGGGGAAGTACAGCGTTCCCTTCTCGTACACGCAGCGGGACATTGATTCAACCACCGGCAAACCCACTATAACCAGAGCACGGTGATGGGATTTACCACGGCCAAGGTAGTTTGGAGTTGCAGTTTGTTGCGGCGGCAGTATCCAACGATAATATGAGACAAGGCTGAGCCTCGAACAGCGAGGACTCGGTAACACCAAAAGTAGACGAGAAAATTAAAAgacaattgtttcttcgcctccgcAGAGACGGTGTTGCACCCAAATTTCCAATGAAACGAGAACCCCCCTAAGATTTCCCTCtaagtgtgtgagtgtgtagAAAAATTAGGCCAACTAAGCTAGGATTTGATAGGTGATGATCCTCATGTTGATTGCATGCTCCTTTTTTATAATGgatagagcttctagactgttctTGTAATGCCCATTTTGCCCTTCGATTCGATGCTTTCTTTTGTCTAGCGCTCttctttattcaaatttatttttcctatcGAAGCTTCCTCCACCAAGCGATTTATGTCTTCTTCTGGCCGACAACATTTTCTCTACACATCGTGGCTCAAAAAAGGTTTGTTAGGACCCGAGAAAtcagattaagaatttattcccataaccaatgcaCATCGAAATTAGCCTTCGCATTATGGACTCAGGTTGTTGTAGTCTTCATATGAGTCCAAATCTGGAATGGTTTGATAGCATTGTTGAGACAACTGGTTCTGTAGTGCTTGGTAATAATCAAGTGTGCTCAATTCAAGGGGTTGGGACAGTGAAGCTGAAGGTTGAAGATGGGAATATGGTGACCCTGAGTGGGGTGAGATATATCCCAGATGTTAAAAGAACCTTGATCTCACTAGGATCCATTGAAAGAAAAGATTGTAGGTTGTCTTCCGTAGATGGGAAAATGATTATTTGTAGATCTGGGAAAGTACTCATGAGGgcagaaagaagaggaagccTATATTACATGAATGCAGTGGTTCATAGGAGCACACCTGGGGATGTTCATGTAGTGGGAGCGGTTAGCACAACTGTGACCTGTGGCATACCAGATTACGGGCCATCCAGCTATTGGCAAGTAAAGTAAGCAAGGAGCTGGTAAAGAAGGGGATACCGCAATGCCGTAACATCCCGAGCttccgaaccctaattttagagccctagaatttaatcttgatgacgtggagtcgtgaatgcatttattgcatgaatTGCTATGGCCGAGTTGTGTCTAGGGTTTTCGtgggaagtttgaaaagtcaaactcgttgattatatgatgtggcatgtgatttatttaaattatgtggtaattatttgtttaagggtgagtgagaatgttagagaaaatttccataaatacttgccACCCAAAtcttgagattttcgaaccctagccCCCTTTGAagagaatttctatttttccggatttaatttaattcttgggatatttatccaaattaaatccaagacccaattatttccttttaaagagagagaaaaatcgagcccctttgtttcttggtgattttcgaaaatcacctattgtgggaaggaaggaattattttattttagttaatcccttatttgatttccttccatacctagaatttaaatattctaccaaatctttccatacctcaagagatcttgccttatcttattttagtcaatatttaaaaatccatgccttatttaaaggGCATAGGAGACGCCACTTTCTACTCCAAGTtgggagaattcttatttttattttgctccgtgatattttattctactccgtaaaatataccaaaacaaagtCTTGGCTATTTTAaaagcctaattttcgaaaatcatggGATTTTGCCCTAGAgcttatttttggtatttcttcctccctactccataatattaatttatttgattatggagaataaaatcttaccaaatattctattttttttacctaaagattttatttgagcactataaataagagagacccctaaccctagccctCATAATTTTCGCCCCCTACCCTAATTTTCGCCCCTCTCATCTTCTTCCatcactctctcaattttcttctactttactccaaTAATCCtccatcctttgagaagaaattgaagtttgatccaaGAATTTTCGAAGAACCAAGCCTT
This window contains:
- the LOC125206934 gene encoding uncharacterized protein LOC125206934, translated to MDHHYNCNGCNVTIVKLPKRLALKSNNGKFLKSVDDSYHSLDFASDDPNATKSGLEIQALPSGEIRVKSVYYKQFWKRANDGDQTVYAVAGEKETGNKDTLFWPVKISEKTIALRCVANGKYCSRNRMYYDYLHAAADTMVDEARFEVKELVSERKIYDVEYRVDEARIYDSEPLTAGSATLKNEGEKEALLSDKVVYEETATYAVTRSESVTAGLEFTFEGSLTKVVSFKLEMSREVSEKMEWEVSKSEKTTQEATVSALVPARSSVKISYAGSKGKYSVPFSYTQRDIDSTTGKPTITRAR